Proteins from a single region of Hymenobacter sp. GOD-10R:
- a CDS encoding replication initiation protein: MQAELFTHDKPETTSKLVVQRNDLVNARFALTTLEMRLFMAMLARINREDTEFYELHIPVTEVVATSGRRPSSNDYQQLKDMCALLASRVIYIERPSKKRRAGQTTEEAPSFSNTPLMAYADYSSEERALVVRFNDRVREHLLQLNDGNFTQAQLMQLLKLKSAHSYRIYWLLKQYGSFGTRTVRVEELKRLLDLEGQYKQFPLFKLRVLDRAQQELAQTNLAFEYDLIRGKANSVEEIRFRFTPVTSEVLLPSLPATAEWQKSLLEVGVSASSIAAIGELIDKGEIEPGYVQYVVHQQRNKSSQGKIKSLAGAVFTAVTKGHLMEEYRKALQQRQKASARKPSSTPEVIRYRVQEAREAYNIMVRKRTAKGATFEENLELVYLSQGFRRELDAQGVEWLIKK, encoded by the coding sequence ATGCAAGCTGAACTCTTTACCCACGACAAGCCTGAGACTACCAGCAAATTGGTCGTCCAACGCAACGACTTAGTAAACGCGCGCTTTGCACTGACTACTTTAGAAATGCGGCTCTTCATGGCCATGTTAGCTCGCATCAATCGAGAGGATACGGAGTTTTATGAGCTACATATTCCTGTTACCGAAGTGGTTGCTACGTCCGGCCGTCGCCCGAGTAGCAATGATTATCAGCAGCTTAAGGATATGTGCGCGCTGCTAGCCTCCCGGGTCATTTATATCGAACGGCCCAGCAAAAAAAGGAGAGCTGGGCAGACGACTGAAGAAGCACCGAGCTTCTCAAATACCCCCTTGATGGCGTATGCCGATTACAGTAGTGAGGAGCGAGCTTTAGTTGTACGTTTCAATGATCGAGTACGAGAGCACCTACTGCAACTCAACGACGGCAACTTCACGCAGGCCCAACTTATGCAGTTGCTTAAATTAAAAAGTGCGCATTCCTATCGTATATACTGGCTACTCAAGCAGTATGGGAGCTTTGGTACACGCACTGTACGTGTGGAGGAGTTGAAGCGGCTGCTGGATTTAGAGGGCCAATACAAGCAATTTCCACTATTCAAGCTCCGAGTACTAGATCGGGCTCAGCAAGAGTTAGCGCAAACTAACTTAGCCTTTGAATATGATCTGATTCGCGGAAAAGCTAACAGCGTAGAAGAAATCCGTTTTCGATTTACGCCAGTCACTAGCGAGGTGCTGCTGCCATCTTTACCTGCAACAGCCGAATGGCAAAAATCTCTGCTGGAAGTCGGCGTCTCTGCTAGCAGCATCGCGGCCATTGGGGAACTCATCGACAAAGGTGAAATAGAGCCTGGCTACGTGCAATACGTCGTGCACCAACAACGTAATAAGAGCAGTCAGGGTAAAATCAAAAGCTTAGCCGGTGCCGTGTTCACTGCCGTAACCAAAGGACACCTTATGGAAGAGTACCGTAAAGCACTGCAACAACGCCAAAAGGCTAGTGCTCGCAAACCCAGCAGTACACCAGAAGTTATTCGTTACCGGGTACAAGAAGCGCGTGAAGCCTATAACATTATGGTTCGTAAGAGAACAGCTAAAGGAGCCACGTTTGAGGAGAACTTAGAGCTAGTATATCTTTCACAAGGGTTTCGGCGTGAGTTAGATGCAC